Proteins from one Oncorhynchus tshawytscha isolate Ot180627B linkage group LG16, Otsh_v2.0, whole genome shotgun sequence genomic window:
- the LOC112232552 gene encoding uncharacterized protein LOC112232552, with protein MRKKQMSSRVSNLKRRKEKCAVPSSDRNLKVKSPDKSSVKRMDVKKMEDSKTEIPLNDCMVGGCMESTTTSERLICDGYKWDEKTRCGAPPDMDELWEGKENGLRFELNYRRTNVFPENMEGDETEAGVVIDKSIFLDDDSNQVLPVEKFFGNMEVVQDCPQRSAASLTFSRREHRRRQYYAKEDSDEEGYTDMQQEDINGT; from the exons ATGAGGAAGAAACAG ATGTCGAGTCGAGTTAGCAACTTGAAGCGGCGAAAGGAGAAGTGCGCTGTTCCCTCAAGCGACCGAAACCTCAAGGTGAAGAGTCCAGATAAG AGTTCAGTGAAGAGGATGGATGTTAAAAAAATGGAAGACTCAAAAACCGAAATTCCCCTGAATGACTGTATGGTTGGCGGTTGTATGGAGTCAACAACTACTTCTGAGAGGCTCATCTGTGACGGTTATAAATGGGATGAAAAGACACGGTGTGGCGCACCACCAGACATGGATGAATTGTGGGAGGGTAAAGAGAATGGTCTGAGATTTGAGTTGAATTACCGCAGAACAAACGTGTTTCCAGAGAATATGGAGGGTGATGAAACTGAAGCCGGTGTTGTGATTGATAAGAGCATCTTCCTTGATGATGACAGCAACCAGGTTCTTCCTGTGGAAAAGTTCTTCGGAAACATGGAAGTTGTACAG GATTGTCCACAGAGATCTGCAGCCTCCTTGACCTTCAGCAGGAGGGAGCACCGGAGACGACAGTACTACGCCAAAGAGGACAGTGATGAAGAGGGCTACACCGACATGCAGCAAGAGGACATAAATGGCACTTAG
- the LOC112232551 gene encoding UDP-GlcNAc:betaGal beta-1,3-N-acetylglucosaminyltransferase 7-like gives MDIFFRRKGALKTLLSLSLVFASLLMIQKFKLVDNSIKRQEEAGWCGPECDFYKGKGLLKSSLGNYSPVLGDDLDAPRVKVSNATLATWDVHVMNCSEDSAVRKNDWFRRLDPRFHQFVLHRHCRYFPMLINHPDKCRNGDVHLLMVVKSVIEQHDRREAVRNTWGREQEIDGKRIKTLFLLGSPTNGKDTKNLQKLIEYEDIIYGDILQWDFMDTFFNLTLKEVNFLKWFDIHCSSAKFIFKGDDDVFVNTKNLLELIGFKTEDRKVLNLFVGDTISKAIPIRNHQSKYYIPKELFDKPYPPYVGGGGFLMSSQLAHRLFVVSEDLELYPIDDVFLGMCLQKLHLTPEMHIGFRTFGIMKRRVSPMNREPCFFKKLIVVHKLSPQELFRMWSVVENKELVCAKNTAP, from the coding sequence atggatatttttttcagaagAAAGGGGGCATTGAAAACTCTCCTCAGCTTGTCTCTAGTTTTTGCGTCTTTATTGATGATCCAAAAGTTCAAGCTTGTGGATAACAGCATCAAACGCCAGGAAGAAGCCGGTTGGTGTGGACCTGAGTGTGATTTCTACAAAGGAAAAGGCCTATTGAAAAGCAGTTTGGGAAACTACTCGCCTGTTCTTGGTGATGATTTGGATGCGCCACGGGTGAAGGTGTCCAACGCTACTCTAGCTACTTGGGATGTACACGTTATGAACTGCAGTGAAGATTCAGCCGTGAGGAAAAATGATTGGTTTCGACGTTTGGATCCGAGGTTCCACCAATTTGTGCTACACAGACATTGTCGGTATTTCCCAATGTTAATAAATCACCCGGATAAATGCAGGAATGGAGACGTACACTTGCTCATGGTTGTAAAATCCGTTATAGAGCAGCATGATAGGCGAGAGGCCGTGCGTAATACCTGGGGTAGGGAACAGGAAATTGATGGTAAGAGAATAAAAACGCTGTTTCTTCTAGGAAGCCCTACAAATGGTAAAGACACGAAAAACCTTCAAAAGTTGATTGAGTATGAGGACATTATATATGGAGACATTCTTCAATGGGATTTTATGGACACATTTTTCAACCTCACCTTGAAAGAGGTCAATTTTTTGAAATGGTTTGATATTCACTGCTCCAGTGCCAAGTTTATATTCAAAGGGGATGACGACGTTTTTGTGAATACAAAGAACTTACTGGAACTTATTGGTTTCAAGACTGAGGACCGCAAAGTGCTGAACTTATTTGTTGGGGACACCATATCCAAAGCCATCCCCATCAGAAACCATCAAAGTAAATACTACATCCCCAAAGAGCTGTTTGACAAACCGTACCCACcttatgttggtggtggtgggtttTTAATGTCCTCACAATTAGCTCATAGACTGTTTGTGGTTTCAGAGGACTTGGAGCTCTATCCCATTGATGATGTGTTTTTGGGAATGTGCCTCCAGAAGCTACACTTGACTCCAGAGATGCACATAGGTTTCAGGACCTTTGGCATCATGAAACGCAGAGTGAGTCCAATGAACAGAGAACCTTGCTTTTTCAAAAAACTCATCGTAGTCCATAAATTGAGTCCTCAGGAGCTATTCAGGATGTGGAGTGTAGTGGAAAATAAGGAGCTGGTTTGTGCCAAAAACACTGCACCATGA